From Medicago truncatula cultivar Jemalong A17 chromosome 7, MtrunA17r5.0-ANR, whole genome shotgun sequence, a single genomic window includes:
- the LOC11414043 gene encoding protein STRICTOSIDINE SYNTHASE-LIKE 2, whose product MRPKLHLTAAIVAVFMTAWLAYNRGVTPSKDVTETSAFGVSDVWQYESMVPIDNDAVGPESLAFDPNGEGPYTGISNGHIIKWHRHENRWVDFAVTSSSHRGDDDVDECRGPYKEHPKKEHICGRPLGLCFNVASGQLYVADAYMGLVVIESTGGIARKVISHAVEGQPLAFTNSLDIDQRTGAVYFTSSSSKYERRNYVSLILTGDSSGRLIKYEPKSEQVNVLLNNLTFANGVALSKNGNYILISETTKCRILRYWLETPKAGTLEVFANLPGFPDNIKRSPRGGFWVGINSRRGKFIQWMLSYPWIGKGLVMLPLDITKTYSYLAKVKGSTGLAIRLSEEGDLLEIVEDHKSGNRRSISEVEERDGVLWVGSIDVPFVIKYNNSCGASIK is encoded by the exons ATGAGGCCAAAACTGCACCTTACGGCGGCCATCGTGGCAGTTTTCATGACTGCATGGTTAGCATACAACCGTGGAGTAACACCATCCAAGGATGTCACAGAAACATCAGCCTTCGGAGTTTCCGATGTTTGGCAATACGAGAGTATGGTTCCGATTGATAACGATGCCGTTGGACCGGAGAGTCTTGCCTTCGATCCTAACGGTGAAGGACCTTATACCGGCATTTCCAATGGACACATCATCAAATGGCACCGTCATGAGAACCGTTGGGTGGACTTTGCCGTCACTTCTTCTTCACACAG aggtgatgatgatgttgatgagtGTCGAGGACCATACAAGGAGCATCCTAAGAAAGAACACATATGTGGGCGTCCGCTTGGGCTGTGCTTTAATGTAGCATCTGGTCAACTTTATGTTGCTGATGCATACATGGGACTAGTTGTTATTGAATCCACCGGCGGCATTGCTAGAAAAGTCATATCACATGCAGTAGAAGGTCAACCTTTAGCTTTCACAAACAGTTTGGATATTGATCAACGAACTGGAGCAGTGTACTTTACATCCAGCAGTTCTAAATATGAGAGAAG GAATTATGTGTCTTTAATCCTAACAGGGGACAGCTCAGGAAGGCTAATAAAATATGAACCAAAAAGTGAACAAGTTAATGTTCTTCTAAACAATCTCACATTTGCAAATGGAGTAGCACTTAGcaaaaatggtaattatattCTAATATCAGAGACTACAAAATGTAGAATATTAAGGTATTGGTTAGAAACACCTAAAGCTGGAACATTGGAAGTATTTGCTAATCTACCAGGTTTTCCCGACAACATAAAACGGAGTCCAAGAGGAGGATTTTGGGTTGGAATTAACTCAAGAAGAGGAAAATTTATCCAATGGATGCTATCATATCCTTGGATAGGAAAAGGGTTGGTTATGCTTCCTTTAGACATAACAAAAACTTATTCATATTTAGCTAAGGTGAAAGGGAGTACCGGATTGGCAATTAGGCTAAGTGAGGAGGGTGATTTGTTGGAAATTGTTGAAGATCATAAAAGTGGTAATAGAAGATCTATTAGTGAGGTTGAGGAAAGAGATGGAGTATTATGGGTTGGATCAATTGATGTACCTTTTGTTATTAAGTATAACAACTCTTGTGGCGCAAGCATAAAGTAA
- the LOC11416127 gene encoding protein STRICTOSIDINE SYNTHASE-LIKE 2 produces MHNISSTKQESLVHNIPGSIFSPITLSSIGMRPQLHLTAAVVAVFMTAWLAYSRGVTPSKDVTKTSTFGVFNVWQYENKLPIEYGAVGPESFAFDPHGEGPYTGVSDGHIIKWHHHQNRWEDFAVTSSPHRGDDDDVEECGGPYKEHPKKEHICGRPLGLCFNVASGQLYVADAYMGLVVIEPTGGIARKVISHAVEGQPLAFTNSLDIDQRTGAVYFTSSSSKYERRDYVSLILTGDNSGRLIKYEPKSEQVNVLLNNLTFANGVALSKNGNYILISETTKCRILRYWLETPKAGTLEVFANLPGFPDNIKRSPRGGFWVGINSRREKLIQWMISYPWIGKGLVMLPLDITKTYSYLSKKKGSPGLAIRLSEEGDVLEIVEDHRSGNRSSITEVEERDGVLWVGSLDAPFVIKYNNSCGASIK; encoded by the exons ATGCATAATATCAGCAGCACAAAACAAGAGAGTTTGGTGCACAATATACCTGGTTCAATATTCTCCCCTATAACTCTATCTTCGATCGGCATGAGGCCACAACTGCACCTTACGGCTGCCGTCGTGGCAGTTTTCATGACTGCATGGTTAGCATACAGCCGTGGAGTAACTCCATCCAAGGATGTCACAAAAACATCAACCTTCGGAGTTTTCAATGTATGGCAATACGAGAATAAGCTTCCGATTGAATACGGCGCCGTTGGACCGGAGAGTTTCGCCTTCGATCCTCACGGTGAAGGACCTTATACTGGAGTTTCCGATGGACACATCATCAAATGGCACCATCATCAAAACCGTTGGGAGGACTTTGCCGTCACTTCTTCTCCACACAG aggtgatgatgatgatgttgaagaGTGTGGAGGACCATATAAGGAGCATCCAAAGAAAGAGCACATATGTGGGCGCCCGCTTGGGCTGTGCTTTAATGTAGCATCTGGTCAACTTTATGTTGCTGATGCATACATGGGACTAGTTGTTATTGAACCCACCGGCGGCATTGCTAGAAAAGTCATATCACATGCAGTAGAAGGTCAACCGTTGGCTTTCACAAACAGTTTGGATATTGATCAACGAACTGGAGCAGTGTACTTTACCTCCAGCAGTTCTAAATATGAGAGAAG GGATTATGTGTCTTTGATCCTAACAGGCGACAACTCAGGAAGGCTAATAAAATATGAACCAAAAAGTGAACAAGTCAATGTTCTTCTAAACAATCTCACATTTGCAAATGGAGTAGCACTTAGCAAAAATGGTAACTATATTTTAATATCAGAGACTACAAAATGTAGAATATTAAGGTATTGGTTAGAAACACCTAAAGCTGGAACACTGGAAGTCTTTGCTAATCTACCAGGTTTTCCCGACAACATAAAACGGAGTCCAAGAGGAGGATTTTGGGTTGGAATTAACTCAAGAAGAGAAAAACTTATTCAATGGATGATATCATATCCTTGGATAGGAAAAGGGTTGGTCATGCTTCCTTTAGACATAACAAAAACTTATTCATATTTGTCTAAGAAGAAAGGGAGTCCTGGATTAGCAATTAGGCTTAGTGAGGAGGGTGATGTGTTGGAAATTGTTGAAGATCATAGAAGTGGTAATAGAAGTTCTATTACTGAGGTTGAGGAAAGAGATGGAGTATTATGGGTTGGATCACTTGATGCACCTTTTGTTATTAAGTATAACAACTCTTGTGGCGCAAGCATAAAGTAA
- the LOC11427821 gene encoding pentatricopeptide repeat-containing protein At4g26680, mitochondrial translates to MKKTIRFHQFSTTSIQSHTKTHSPYLPIPHRTLPQPKGQDLDFINIFHSHFIHSQWEKLTPFSKTLTPFKIQHILLKLQNDAVLSLKFFNWVQTHNPNSHTLHTHSFLLHILTKNRNFKTAQSIFSKIITTNSNLFESLLHSYTLCNSSPLVFDTLFKTFAHMNKLRNATDTFVKMKEYGFFPTVESCNAFLSSMLYLKRPELVVSFYRQMRRNRISPNVYTINMVVSAYCKLGELNKASEVLEKMKDMGLCPNVVTFNSLISGYCDKGLLGLALKVRDLMMGKNGVFPNVVTFNTLINGFCKEGKLHEANRVFSEMKLANVAPNVVTYNTLINGFGQAGNSEMGIGLFEEMERNKVKADILTYNGLILGLCKEGKTKKAAYMVKELDKGNLVPNASTFSALIAGQCVRNNSERAFLVYRSMVRSGFSPNENTFRMLASAFCKNEDFDGAVQVLRDMLERFMTPDSSILSEVYSGLCRCGRKQFALMLCSEIEAKRLLPQGFDREKIVITGSEHDTSNSTC, encoded by the coding sequence atGAAAAAAACCATTCGATTTCatcaattttcaacaacatcaatccaATCCCACACAAAAACACACTCTCCTTACCTACCTATACCTCATCGAACACTTCCACAACCAAAAGGACAAGACCTagatttcatcaacattttccaCAGTCACTTCATCCACTCTCAATGGGAAAAACTCACTCCTTTCTCTAAAACCTTAACCCCATTCAAAATCCAACACATTCTCTTAAAACTCCAAAACGACGCCGTTCTATCTCTCAAATTCTTCAATTGGGTCCAAACccataaccctaattctcatACCCTTCATACCCATTCCTTCCTTCTTCACATTCTCACTAAAAATCGAAACTTTAAAACCGCACAATCCATTTTCAGCAAAATCATCACCACCAATTCAAATCTCTTTGAATCATTGCTTCATTCCTACACTCTCTGCAATTCTTCACCTCTTGTTTTTGATACCCTTTTCAAGACTTTTGCTCATATGAATAAGCTGAGAAATGCTACCGATACTTTTGTGAAAATGAAGGAATATGGTTTCTTTCCAACTGTTGAATCTTGTAATGCTTTTCTTAGTTCAATGCTTTATCTTAAAAGACCGGAATTGGTTGTATCGTTTTATCGTCAAATGCGGAGAAATCGTATTTCTCCTAATGTTTACACGATTAATATGGTTGTTTCTGCTTATTGTAAGTTAGGTGAATTGAATAAAGCTAGTGAGGttttggagaagatgaaggataTGGGTTTGTGTCCTAATGTTGTTACTTTTAATTCTTTGATTTCGGGTTATTGTGATAAGGGTTTACTTGGTTTGGCTTTAAAGGTTAGGGATTTGATGATGGGAAAAAATGGGGTGTTTCCAAATGTGGTTACTTTTAACACTCTTATTAATGGTTTTTGTAAAGAAGGGAAATTGCATGAAGCTAATAGGGTTTTTAGTGAGATGAAGTTGGCTAATGTGGCTCCTAATGTTGTGACATATAATACTTTGATTAATGGGTTTGGTCAAGCTGGTAATAGTGAAATGGGGATTGGGCTTTTTGAGGAGATGGAGAGGAATAAAGTGAAAGCTGATATTTTGACTTATAATGGTTTGATTTTGGGACTTTGTAAAGAAGGGAAGACTAAGAAAGCTGCTTATATGGTTAAGGAGCTTGATAAGGGTAATTTGGTACCTAATGCATCTACTTTTTCTGCTCTTATTGCTGGACAGTGTGTGAGGAACAACTCTGAACGTGCTTTTCTTGTTTATAGAAGCATGGTTAGGAGTGGTTTTAGTCCAAATGAGAATACTTTTCGGATGTTGGCATCGGCTTTTTGTAAGAACGAAGACTTTGATGGAGCTGTACAAGTCTTGAGGGACATGTTGGAAAGATTCATGACTCCTGATTCTAGTATTTTATCTGAAGTTTATAGTGGACTTTGCAGGTGTGGGAGGAAGCAGTTTGCGTTGATGTTGTGTAGTGAGATTGAAGCTAAGCGTTTATTgccacaaggttttgacagagaaaaAATAGTCATCACTGGTTCAGAACATGATACAAGCAATTCAACTTGTTAG
- the LOC11414044 gene encoding V-type proton ATPase subunit c''2, translated as MSSSAIIAAHSSSWAAALVRISPYTFSAIGIAVSIGVSVLGAAWGIYITGSSLIGAAIKAPRITSKNLISVIFCEAVAIYGVIVAIILQTKLESVPKSSIYEPESLRAGYAIFASGLIVGFANLVCGLCVGIIGSSCALSDAQNSSLFVKILVIEIFGSALGLFGVIVGIIMSAQATWPSKI; from the exons ATGTCTAGCTCTGCAATCATTGCAGCGCATTCAAGCTCTTGGGCTGCAGCACTCGTTAGGATCTCTCCATATACCTTTTCCGCAATCGGTATCGCCGTTTCAATCGGTGTCTCCGTTCTCGGCGCTGCTTG GGGAATTTACATCACCGGTAGTAGTTTGATCGGTGCTGCTATCAAGGCTCCCAGGATCACTTCCAAAAATCTCATTAG TGTAATCTTCTGTGAAGCTGTTGCTATATATGGTGTTATTGTCGCTATTATCCTGCAGACAAAATTAGAAAGCGTTCCAAAATCAAGTATCTACGAACCAGAATCTCTTAGAGCTGGATATGCAATCTTTGCTTCCGGACTTATTGTGGGCTTCGCAAATCTTGTTTGTGG gTTGTGTGTAGGCATAATTGGAAGCAGTTGCGCATTGTCTGATGCTCAGAACTCCTCTCTCTTCGTGAAAATTCTTGTGATTGAGATCTTTGGTAGTGCGCTTGGCCTATTTGGAGTTATTGTTGGAATTATTATGTCAGCTCAAGCAACATGGCCCTCAAAAATTTAG